A single region of the Candidatus Paceibacterota bacterium genome encodes:
- the gatC gene encoding Asp-tRNA(Asn)/Glu-tRNA(Gln) amidotransferase subunit GatC, which translates to MAAVEIDVKYVAHLARLSLSPEEEQKMGEQLGNILAYIEKLKEVDVSGVEPTAHAFPLVNVTRADEVQPSLSNEEALSNAPAHANGLFMVPKIVE; encoded by the coding sequence ATGGCCGCGGTGGAAATTGATGTGAAGTATGTCGCGCATCTGGCGCGTCTGTCGCTCTCGCCCGAGGAGGAGCAGAAAATGGGCGAGCAGTTGGGAAATATCCTCGCTTACATCGAGAAGCTTAAGGAGGTGGATGTTAGCGGAGTGGAGCCGACAGCCCACGCGTTCCCGCTAGTCAACGTGACCCGGGCTGACGAAGTCCAGCCCTCCCTCAGCAACGAGGAGGCCCTAAGCAATGCCCCTGCGCACGCCAACGGCCTGTTCATGGTCCCCAAGATCGTCGAGTAA
- a CDS encoding YbjN domain-containing protein: MNTILQATADLLKSKKYQPAFTEDGDLLLVPCGGEHLYWTTSVDTSSNGSVITLLSRVPVKVPPAKRGACARLLARINYGKRQGAFHLDTRDGEVLFCISNVLTAGIASEEMLDVLFGTTYSAMNEHATKIFKLVYGRGSASDAESVTPARDRHRSIRPPGLEN; this comes from the coding sequence ATGAACACCATACTCCAGGCGACGGCCGACCTCCTCAAGTCGAAGAAATACCAGCCCGCGTTTACCGAAGACGGCGACCTGCTGCTCGTCCCGTGCGGCGGTGAGCATCTGTACTGGACCACTTCCGTTGACACCTCATCGAACGGGAGCGTCATCACCCTCCTGAGTCGTGTGCCGGTCAAGGTCCCGCCCGCCAAACGCGGCGCCTGCGCCCGGCTGCTGGCCCGAATCAACTACGGCAAGCGCCAGGGCGCCTTCCACCTCGATACCCGCGACGGCGAAGTCCTGTTCTGCATCTCCAACGTGCTCACCGCTGGAATCGCGTCCGAGGAAATGCTCGATGTCCTGTTCGGCACGACCTACAGCGCGATGAACGAGCACGCCACGAAGATCTTCAAGCTTGTTTACGGCCGCGGCTCAGCGTCCGATGCCGAGAGCGTCACTCCAGCCCGCGACCGGCACCGCAGCATCAGGCCGCCGGGCCTCGAAAACTGA
- the hprK gene encoding HPr(Ser) kinase/phosphatase, which yields MQTNHITVERFYTEHASSLQLNLVAGATGLKRIIREPTVNRPGLALSGFTRYFANKRLQVIGNAEAFFLKSLSAEEQAKRYELFFSYKVPGVVFSRNLHPSKLCLKAAEEARVPVFRCPMVTMKFINLATLALEMMFAPRGTEMGSMVDILGVGVIIRGESGIGKSESVLALIERGYSLVADDITKVTLVDGREVVGTSAEVTRDHMEVRGIGIINVAAMFGVKSIRHEKRVDLVVSLKSWNEVPDVDRLGLEQEFVKVLGIDVPHITIPVRPGRDLARLIEVAAFQVKLKVAGYNPAKELNDRLIARMAAAAKP from the coding sequence ATGCAAACTAACCACATCACCGTCGAGCGGTTCTATACCGAGCACGCCAGCTCCCTGCAGCTCAATCTGGTGGCCGGTGCTACGGGGCTCAAGCGCATCATCCGCGAGCCAACGGTGAATAGGCCGGGCCTGGCGTTATCGGGGTTCACGCGCTACTTCGCCAACAAACGGTTGCAGGTCATCGGCAATGCCGAAGCCTTCTTCCTCAAGTCGCTCTCGGCTGAGGAGCAGGCCAAGCGTTACGAGCTTTTCTTCTCCTACAAAGTCCCGGGTGTCGTGTTCTCTCGCAACCTGCACCCAAGCAAGTTGTGCCTCAAGGCGGCCGAGGAAGCCCGGGTGCCGGTGTTCCGCTGCCCAATGGTAACCATGAAGTTCATCAACCTGGCCACCCTGGCCCTCGAGATGATGTTTGCCCCGCGCGGCACTGAAATGGGCAGCATGGTGGACATCCTGGGCGTCGGCGTGATCATCCGCGGGGAAAGCGGAATCGGCAAGAGCGAGAGCGTGCTGGCGCTTATCGAGCGGGGCTACAGCCTCGTGGCCGACGACATCACCAAGGTGACGCTGGTGGACGGCCGGGAAGTCGTGGGCACCAGCGCCGAAGTCACGCGCGACCACATGGAGGTGCGTGGCATCGGCATCATCAACGTCGCCGCCATGTTCGGCGTCAAGAGCATCCGCCACGAAAAACGGGTGGACCTGGTCGTCTCGCTCAAGTCGTGGAATGAAGTCCCGGACGTGGATCGCCTGGGGCTGGAGCAGGAGTTCGTCAAAGTCCTGGGCATTGACGTTCCGCATATTACCATTCCAGTGCGGCCGGGGCGCGATTTGGCGCGGTTGATCGAAGTGGCCGCCTTCCAGGTCAAGCTCAAGGTCGCGGGCTACAATCCGGCCAAAGAGCTCAATGACCGGCTCATCGCCCGGATGGCGGCGGCGGCGAAGCCATAG
- the kdsA gene encoding 3-deoxy-8-phosphooctulonate synthase yields MLSDSAIWKSLNAPGRLFLIAGPCVIENEALCLRVASALKRLCDRLGVFYVFKASYDKANRTSAKSFRGPGLEAGLAVLANVRARVGVPVLTDVHTEAQAAAAARVADMLQIPAFLCRQTDLIAAAVGTGRIVNLKKGQFLSPEEMGQVVGKAKSMGGRKLLLTERGTTFGYNNLVADMRSIPILRRFGFPVVFDATHSVQLPGGGGDCSSGQRDFAPVLARCAMAAGASGVFLETHPEPARALSDGPNMIPLAEMPALLKSLVKVHLAVQ; encoded by the coding sequence GTGCTTAGCGACTCCGCCATATGGAAGTCCTTGAACGCGCCGGGCCGGCTGTTCTTGATCGCCGGTCCATGCGTCATCGAGAACGAGGCCCTCTGCCTGCGGGTGGCCTCGGCCCTGAAGCGGCTCTGCGACCGGTTGGGCGTGTTCTACGTCTTCAAGGCCAGCTACGACAAGGCCAACCGTACCTCGGCCAAGTCGTTCCGTGGGCCCGGCCTCGAAGCAGGATTGGCCGTGCTGGCCAATGTCCGTGCCCGCGTGGGCGTGCCGGTCCTGACCGACGTCCACACGGAGGCCCAGGCCGCAGCCGCGGCGCGGGTGGCGGATATGCTGCAAATCCCCGCCTTCCTCTGCCGCCAAACCGACCTGATCGCCGCGGCGGTTGGAACGGGCAGGATAGTAAATCTGAAGAAGGGGCAGTTTCTCTCACCGGAGGAAATGGGCCAGGTGGTCGGCAAGGCGAAGAGCATGGGGGGCAGGAAGCTCCTGCTCACTGAGCGCGGCACGACATTCGGCTATAACAACCTGGTCGCGGACATGCGCTCGATTCCCATCCTGCGCCGGTTTGGTTTTCCGGTGGTATTTGACGCGACGCATTCGGTGCAGCTTCCGGGTGGCGGCGGGGACTGTTCGAGCGGGCAGCGGGATTTCGCCCCGGTGCTCGCCCGCTGCGCGATGGCGGCGGGTGCCAGCGGGGTGTTTCTCGAAACCCACCCCGAGCCAGCCCGGGCATTGAGCGACGGGCCGAATATGATTCCCCTGGCTGAAATGCCCGCGCTGCTGAAGAGCCTCGTGAAGGTTCATTTGGCGGTTCAGTAA
- a CDS encoding response regulator — protein sequence MSENDEQKPPRNPPGKEGQTPKPQAKGSISLLKGNRPARILLCDDEPCVRECMKLVFEYSFRDFELVQCDTGHATLREVARQAPDLLVTDCSHAGLNFCETLPILYRMQVRFPIIVVSAWSGNPEVRDPILSVPGFDIILLCKPFALSEIRNAVLRFLGSNPRQTQHLISLARSDRNARIILLDDESTARDLIRALLPLWFRDYQLIEFATGDEALREITRRAPDLLITDYGHSGCSCEELLHRFYRCRSKFPILVSSLYVGACPELQQRLLAFPGYNIALLNKPFSPEALKSQVLKCLSPPTPAGN from the coding sequence ATGAGCGAGAACGACGAACAGAAACCGCCGCGAAATCCTCCGGGAAAAGAGGGGCAGACTCCGAAGCCCCAGGCTAAGGGGTCTATTTCCCTCCTGAAGGGGAACCGCCCCGCTCGTATCCTGCTCTGCGACGACGAGCCATGCGTCCGCGAATGCATGAAACTCGTCTTTGAATACAGCTTCCGGGACTTCGAACTAGTCCAATGCGACACCGGTCACGCTACCCTGCGCGAAGTCGCCCGCCAGGCCCCCGACCTGCTCGTCACTGATTGCAGCCACGCCGGTCTCAACTTCTGTGAAACGCTCCCCATTCTCTACCGCATGCAAGTGCGGTTCCCCATCATCGTTGTTTCGGCGTGGTCAGGCAACCCGGAAGTGCGTGATCCCATTCTCTCCGTGCCCGGCTTCGACATCATCCTGCTCTGCAAACCGTTCGCTCTGTCCGAAATCAGAAACGCCGTGCTCCGGTTTCTCGGCTCGAACCCGCGCCAGACCCAGCACCTCATTTCCCTGGCCCGGTCCGATCGAAATGCACGGATCATCCTCCTGGACGACGAGTCCACAGCCCGCGACCTGATCCGCGCCTTGCTCCCGCTGTGGTTCCGCGACTACCAACTGATCGAATTCGCCACCGGCGACGAAGCCTTGCGTGAAATCACGCGCCGCGCCCCGGACCTCCTTATCACCGACTACGGTCACAGCGGCTGTTCGTGCGAGGAACTGCTCCATCGCTTCTACCGTTGCAGGTCCAAGTTCCCGATCCTGGTCTCTTCCCTCTACGTCGGTGCCTGCCCAGAGCTCCAGCAGCGCCTCCTGGCCTTCCCCGGCTACAACATTGCGCTCCTGAACAAGCCTTTCTCTCCGGAGGCCCTGAAATCCCAAGTTCTCAAGTGTCTAAGCCCTCCAACCCCGGCCGGGAACTGA
- a CDS encoding PLP-dependent transferase: protein MPARDLSQHPIWRGEELGQPIPASPHAVSVALPRWQDVVGYEEKKAEVVNALTSGYPRFFIHAAVRELARQIGDGRPCLPFPSLRAARLCAQFIERSSGAQAKVLAHRGIHGVVTSDAGMAALRAFWQHTGLIVSTRQAEAHLAGGGTASDDLVVRQSLRRQLAGLYDCAEDDVFLTVTGMAAQFAALQAVMQRTPGRPTVQLGFPYVDTLKLQQKLGHDGKLLHNLGNIDQELQTLMRRQPLAACFCEIPGNPLLGSADVRRISPALREHRVPLVMDDVVATPVNVDLTGHADLIATSLTKFIVGTGNAMGGALICNPKSPLHRELKPIVSAQHEEVLWGDDAAVLDTQARGFPERMTRHNQNGLLLAERLRRHPAVERVWYPKWEFSEAYEAVRRPAGGWGALITFLPKNGETKSPIIYDRLEFCKGPSLGTVFTLACPFTLLAHYTELAWAESCGVSRYLIRISVGLEDPEDLWQRLERALCEVP from the coding sequence ATGCCTGCGCGCGATTTGTCGCAACACCCGATTTGGCGGGGCGAGGAGTTGGGTCAGCCCATTCCAGCCTCACCGCATGCGGTGTCGGTGGCGCTGCCGCGATGGCAGGACGTGGTGGGATACGAGGAGAAGAAGGCCGAGGTGGTCAACGCGTTGACCAGCGGTTATCCGCGCTTCTTCATTCATGCGGCGGTGCGGGAGTTGGCGCGGCAAATCGGGGATGGGCGGCCGTGCCTGCCGTTTCCCTCGCTCCGCGCCGCCAGGCTCTGCGCGCAGTTCATCGAGCGCTCCAGCGGCGCGCAGGCCAAGGTCCTGGCGCATCGCGGCATTCATGGAGTGGTGACCAGCGACGCCGGCATGGCCGCCTTGCGAGCATTCTGGCAGCATACGGGGTTGATAGTGTCCACCCGGCAGGCTGAAGCACACTTGGCCGGGGGCGGGACCGCATCCGATGATCTGGTGGTGCGCCAGTCTTTGCGACGACAGCTCGCCGGCTTGTATGACTGCGCCGAAGACGATGTATTCCTTACGGTGACCGGGATGGCTGCCCAGTTCGCCGCCTTGCAGGCCGTCATGCAGCGAACTCCCGGCAGGCCGACAGTCCAATTGGGGTTCCCCTATGTTGACACACTGAAACTCCAGCAAAAGCTCGGCCACGACGGCAAGCTGCTGCACAACCTGGGAAATATAGACCAGGAGTTGCAGACCTTAATGCGCCGGCAGCCACTGGCGGCTTGCTTTTGCGAAATCCCCGGCAACCCCCTGCTCGGTTCGGCGGATGTGCGCCGTATCAGTCCCGCGCTGCGCGAGCACCGCGTGCCGCTGGTGATGGACGATGTGGTCGCGACGCCTGTTAACGTGGATTTGACCGGCCATGCTGATCTAATTGCCACCAGCCTCACTAAGTTCATCGTCGGCACCGGCAACGCGATGGGCGGCGCGCTCATCTGCAATCCCAAGTCCCCCCTCCACCGCGAACTTAAACCCATCGTCAGCGCGCAGCATGAAGAAGTGTTGTGGGGCGATGATGCCGCGGTGCTGGATACGCAGGCCCGCGGCTTTCCGGAGCGCATGACGCGGCATAATCAGAACGGCCTTCTGCTGGCCGAGCGCCTGCGCCGCCATCCGGCCGTCGAACGTGTCTGGTATCCGAAATGGGAGTTCAGCGAAGCTTACGAAGCCGTGCGGCGCCCGGCAGGCGGCTGGGGCGCCCTCATCACTTTCCTGCCCAAAAACGGGGAAACAAAGTCCCCAATCATCTACGACCGCCTGGAGTTCTGCAAAGGGCCGAGCCTGGGCACGGTGTTTACTCTGGCCTGCCCTTTCACCCTGCTGGCGCACTATACCGAGCTGGCGTGGGCGGAATCGTGCGGCGTTTCGCGTTACCTGATTCGCATCTCCGTCGGTCTGGAAGACCCGGAGGACCTCTGGCAGCGTCTCGAACGGGCCTTGTGTGAGGTGCCTTGA
- a CDS encoding lipocalin family protein, translated as MKLTTVIISAGGLMIAYLFSGCVGVPKGVKPVQGFELDRYLGRWYEIARLDHSFERGLSHVTADYSLRKGGGVRVLNRGYSESKKEWKSAEGKAFFVKSPDQGYLKVSFFGPFYGSYVIFELDQKDYQYAVICGPKKSYFWILARKPEIEPELKNKLISQAAALGFDTTKLIFPDQMSPPL; from the coding sequence ATGAAACTGACAACTGTAATTATCTCTGCTGGCGGTCTGATGATTGCGTATCTGTTCAGCGGTTGTGTGGGGGTGCCCAAGGGTGTCAAGCCGGTCCAGGGTTTTGAGTTGGATCGTTACCTGGGGCGCTGGTATGAAATTGCGCGGCTGGACCATTCCTTTGAACGGGGCCTGAGCCACGTGACCGCGGATTACAGCCTGCGGAAGGGCGGAGGCGTGCGCGTGCTGAATCGCGGTTACTCGGAGAGCAAGAAGGAGTGGAAATCGGCAGAGGGGAAGGCGTTCTTCGTCAAATCACCCGACCAGGGCTACTTGAAGGTGTCATTCTTCGGACCTTTCTACGGCTCATATGTGATCTTCGAGCTCGACCAAAAGGACTACCAATATGCGGTGATCTGCGGGCCGAAGAAGTCGTACTTTTGGATTTTGGCACGAAAGCCTGAAATTGAGCCTGAGCTTAAGAACAAACTAATATCTCAAGCCGCAGCCCTCGGTTTCGACACCACCAAACTCATTTTCCCCGATCAAATGTCACCTCCCCTATAG
- the lptB gene encoding LPS export ABC transporter ATP-binding protein — MKTPPPDESNAPPANGKLLATEKLVKEYRQRRVVNGVSITVEAGEIVGLLGPNGAGKTTTFNMVVGVIKPDAGVVKFASRNISRLPMHKRARLGMGYLTQEPSIFRKLTVEQNILAILETCRLRRAERAVRLKYLLDELDMTSLAKSRAYTLSGGEKRRLEITRALVTSPKLLLLDEPFSGIDPIAVYEVQKIVRRLKQRGLGILVTDHNVRETLKLVDRAYLIHKGEVVYEGNAEDLVNDPKAREIYLGPEFNL, encoded by the coding sequence TTGAAAACCCCTCCGCCAGACGAATCGAACGCCCCGCCCGCGAACGGCAAGCTGCTGGCCACAGAGAAGCTGGTGAAAGAATATCGCCAGCGCCGCGTGGTCAACGGTGTTTCCATCACGGTCGAGGCCGGGGAGATCGTCGGGCTGCTCGGGCCGAATGGCGCCGGCAAGACCACCACTTTCAACATGGTGGTCGGGGTCATCAAGCCCGACGCCGGGGTGGTCAAATTCGCGTCCCGCAACATCAGCCGCCTCCCGATGCACAAGCGCGCCCGGCTGGGCATGGGTTACCTGACGCAGGAGCCGTCCATCTTCCGCAAGCTCACGGTCGAGCAGAACATTCTGGCCATTCTCGAGACCTGCCGGCTGCGCCGGGCCGAGCGCGCCGTGCGGCTGAAGTATCTGCTGGACGAGCTTGATATGACGTCCCTGGCAAAGAGCCGGGCCTACACGCTGAGCGGCGGCGAGAAACGCCGGCTGGAAATCACCCGCGCGCTGGTGACCAGCCCCAAGCTGCTCCTGCTGGACGAGCCTTTCAGCGGGATTGACCCCATTGCCGTTTACGAGGTGCAAAAGATTGTGCGCCGTCTGAAACAGCGCGGCCTGGGGATTCTGGTCACCGACCACAACGTGCGCGAAACCTTGAAGCTCGTGGACCGGGCCTACCTCATCCACAAGGGGGAAGTCGTTTATGAGGGCAATGCCGAGGACCTGGTCAACGACCCCAAGGCGCGGGAGATCTATCTGGGCCCGGAATTTAACCTATGA
- a CDS encoding LptA/OstA family protein, translating into MNRHIQFTSGAALAMLALGLAINARPAHAQPVVGGQGFKFADYHEAPHDTQMKALIEGAQAQQQADKRWLVTKAKYQTFSPTGEGELVVEAPECLFDPTHRSISSAGPLQVQTANGRFAIKGEGFVRQQTNATLLVSNRVHTTIHPDLLKPAAATPLTNRPAEVAPGMDIFSDQFEYEQTSGKGVYQGNVRVTGTNLNSTAGRLTVLLPMAEHRLQSLTAEERVVVDYEKIHATGEWAFYSADTDLIQMKGQPTWRIEQRQGSGDELIFDRTNRIFRAMGHARLQMPAAGLGAAGFLSPPGSRSVNSPAPANEVVEIQCDNYELRTDVAVFRDQVNVSDRLDGQLQGQMACGLMTLTLAGTNELGKMVAERAVVIAREDRRFTAAKAEYTATNHLLELIGSPAWQAGSREGRGDSIRVNLAREEMLVEGNAFMRLPAAEVGQAALAGSAAPTPGQTSGGAPAFAEIYSQQYLLTPATGLFHGGVRIEHPQMKWTCEELTMLSPPELGKDGRMLIAEPSVVFDLQNAQGQTLRGTGQKAVFTRRLTATLTNDLMELTGTPAVLAATNIVIRNKTIALDLSSHKLTTPGRYNFRGPLPASATNLFRPPNGS; encoded by the coding sequence ATGAACCGGCATATCCAATTTACCAGTGGCGCGGCGCTGGCCATGCTGGCGCTTGGCCTGGCGATCAACGCCCGGCCGGCCCACGCGCAGCCGGTGGTCGGCGGGCAGGGTTTCAAATTCGCCGATTACCACGAAGCGCCGCATGATACGCAGATGAAAGCGCTGATCGAGGGCGCTCAGGCGCAGCAGCAGGCTGATAAACGATGGCTTGTTACCAAGGCCAAATACCAAACCTTCAGCCCGACCGGCGAGGGCGAGCTGGTGGTCGAGGCGCCCGAGTGCTTGTTCGATCCAACCCATCGCTCGATCAGTTCCGCGGGTCCGCTCCAGGTGCAAACCGCGAATGGGCGGTTCGCCATCAAAGGGGAGGGCTTCGTTCGGCAGCAGACTAATGCGACCCTGCTGGTTTCCAATCGTGTCCATACGACCATCCATCCCGATTTGCTCAAGCCGGCAGCCGCCACGCCGCTCACCAATCGGCCCGCCGAAGTGGCGCCGGGCATGGACATCTTCTCCGACCAGTTCGAATACGAGCAAACTTCGGGCAAGGGCGTGTACCAGGGAAACGTTCGCGTGACGGGGACAAACCTGAATTCCACGGCGGGGCGGCTGACCGTTCTGCTGCCAATGGCCGAGCACCGGCTGCAAAGCCTGACCGCCGAGGAACGCGTGGTTGTGGATTACGAGAAGATACATGCCACAGGCGAGTGGGCGTTCTACTCGGCAGACACCGACCTGATCCAAATGAAAGGCCAGCCGACCTGGCGGATCGAGCAGCGGCAGGGAAGCGGCGACGAGCTGATCTTCGACCGGACGAACAGGATTTTCCGAGCAATGGGCCACGCCAGGCTCCAGATGCCCGCTGCGGGCCTGGGGGCCGCCGGCTTTCTTTCGCCCCCCGGATCAAGGTCGGTCAATTCGCCGGCCCCAGCCAACGAGGTCGTCGAGATCCAATGTGATAACTACGAACTGCGGACCGATGTGGCGGTTTTTCGCGATCAGGTGAACGTCAGCGACCGCCTCGACGGCCAACTGCAAGGCCAGATGGCCTGCGGCCTGATGACGCTCACCCTGGCTGGCACAAATGAATTGGGCAAGATGGTAGCGGAGCGGGCAGTAGTCATCGCGCGGGAGGACCGGCGATTCACGGCGGCCAAAGCCGAGTACACCGCCACTAATCACTTGCTGGAGCTTATCGGCAGCCCCGCTTGGCAGGCTGGCTCCCGCGAGGGGAGAGGCGACTCGATACGCGTGAACCTTGCCCGCGAGGAGATGCTCGTGGAAGGAAATGCTTTCATGAGACTGCCCGCCGCCGAGGTTGGGCAGGCCGCTCTGGCTGGCTCGGCTGCGCCCACACCCGGCCAGACCAGCGGGGGCGCGCCGGCATTCGCGGAGATTTACTCGCAGCAGTATTTGCTCACGCCAGCAACAGGCCTGTTTCATGGCGGGGTGCGGATTGAACATCCGCAGATGAAATGGACCTGCGAGGAGCTGACCATGCTGTCGCCTCCGGAATTGGGGAAGGATGGCCGCATGCTGATTGCCGAGCCGTCGGTGGTGTTCGACCTGCAAAATGCGCAGGGGCAGACTCTCCGTGGCACCGGTCAAAAGGCCGTCTTCACCCGCCGCCTCACTGCCACGCTGACCAACGATCTGATGGAGCTGACCGGCACCCCCGCCGTTCTGGCCGCGACCAACATTGTGATCCGGAACAAGACCATCGCCCTGGACCTGTCGAGCCACAAGCTGACGACCCCGGGTAGGTACAACTTTCGAGGCCCGCTGCCGGCCTCCGCAACGAACCTGTTCCGGCCGCCGAACGGCAGCTAA
- a CDS encoding HPr family phosphocarrier protein: MSAKVIAGGESVMTKDFQVSNKLGIHARPAAMFVKTANRFHCDIFVEKDGEKVNGKSIMGLMMLAAGPGSKFTVHAHGQDAPQALAELEILINRKFDEE, from the coding sequence ATGAGCGCGAAGGTGATAGCGGGCGGCGAATCCGTCATGACAAAAGACTTTCAGGTGTCGAATAAGCTGGGCATCCACGCCCGGCCGGCGGCCATGTTCGTCAAGACGGCCAATCGCTTTCACTGCGACATCTTTGTGGAGAAGGACGGCGAGAAGGTCAACGGCAAGAGCATCATGGGTCTGATGATGCTGGCCGCCGGCCCCGGCAGCAAATTCACCGTTCATGCCCACGGCCAGGACGCTCCCCAGGCTCTGGCCGAGTTGGAGATACTCATTAACCGCAAGTTCGACGAGGAATGA
- a CDS encoding WYL domain-containing transcriptional regulator has product MRKAQTTVYCWPAIERMMRIHQLIENREYPNSHKLAREFEMSVRTIKRDIDFMKTRLKLPMEFDGKKNGFYFTRSVPQFPQMPMSEADVFTMFVASKAIEQYRGTPWQRMLEVTFRKVTGQLDQSVRYSLGSMDGLLSFRPFAPGDAELKNFNLLMRAVSEKRAVKFMSRNRGQVKAQLRHVRPYHIACVDNQWCVFGFDMERKAMRTFVLTRLSKPTLTGKRFTVSKKFDLNEYLRGSLGLFKGQDDFEVVVELDAFAADDVRGRRLHSSQELTEMPGGMLRVRLRLDSLEEAERWVLSLGTHATVIRPEKLRERLFKATGELWQRYGGPMVMHNKRQLGI; this is encoded by the coding sequence ATGAGGAAAGCACAGACGACCGTGTATTGCTGGCCGGCGATTGAGCGGATGATGCGGATTCACCAGCTCATCGAGAACAGGGAATACCCGAACAGCCACAAGCTGGCGCGGGAGTTCGAGATGAGCGTCCGGACGATCAAGCGGGATATTGACTTCATGAAGACGCGGCTGAAGCTGCCGATGGAGTTCGACGGAAAGAAGAACGGGTTCTACTTCACGAGGTCGGTGCCGCAGTTCCCGCAGATGCCGATGTCGGAGGCGGATGTTTTCACCATGTTTGTGGCGAGCAAGGCGATTGAGCAGTATCGGGGCACGCCCTGGCAGCGGATGCTGGAGGTGACGTTTCGCAAGGTAACGGGGCAGTTGGATCAGAGCGTTCGTTATTCGCTGGGGAGCATGGACGGCCTGCTGTCATTCCGGCCGTTTGCGCCCGGCGATGCGGAATTGAAGAACTTCAACCTGCTGATGCGGGCGGTGAGCGAGAAGCGGGCGGTGAAGTTCATGTCTCGGAATCGCGGGCAGGTGAAGGCGCAGCTGCGGCACGTGCGGCCGTATCACATCGCGTGCGTGGATAACCAGTGGTGTGTGTTTGGGTTTGATATGGAGCGGAAAGCGATGAGGACCTTCGTATTGACAAGACTGTCGAAGCCGACGCTCACGGGGAAGCGGTTCACGGTGTCGAAGAAGTTCGATTTGAATGAGTATCTGCGCGGGAGCCTCGGGCTGTTCAAGGGGCAGGATGATTTCGAGGTGGTCGTGGAGCTGGACGCGTTCGCGGCGGATGACGTGCGCGGGCGGCGGCTGCATTCGAGCCAGGAGCTGACCGAAATGCCGGGTGGCATGCTGCGGGTGCGGCTGCGGCTGGACAGTCTGGAGGAAGCAGAAAGGTGGGTGTTGAGCCTGGGGACGCATGCGACGGTGATCAGACCCGAGAAGCTGCGGGAGCGGCTCTTCAAAGCAACCGGGGAGCTTTGGCAGCGCTACGGAGGACCGATGGTGATGCACAATAAGAGGCAGCTTGGAATTTAG
- a CDS encoding HAD hydrolase family protein — protein MPARRTEHRTARARGRRPASLDAALRRIRLLLCDVDGVLTDGAVFIGGPEETKRFSIRDGLGLVIARREGLKIGWISGRASAATARRARELKIDFLRQQKGGKVYVVDRLLAQTGFRWDEVCYIGDDIVDLGVLKRAGVAVAVANGVAEAGAAADYVTRADGGHGAVREVVELILKAQGKWEHIVAAHAA, from the coding sequence ATGCCTGCCCGGAGAACCGAGCATCGAACAGCGCGGGCCCGTGGCCGCCGCCCGGCGTCGCTCGACGCGGCGCTCCGGCGCATCCGGCTGCTGTTGTGCGACGTGGACGGCGTTTTGACCGACGGTGCGGTATTCATCGGCGGGCCGGAGGAAACCAAGCGATTCAGCATTCGGGACGGGTTGGGGTTGGTAATAGCGCGACGCGAAGGCCTGAAGATTGGTTGGATTTCCGGCCGGGCCTCGGCGGCCACGGCGCGGAGGGCGCGGGAACTCAAAATAGATTTCCTTCGCCAGCAAAAGGGCGGTAAAGTCTACGTCGTGGACAGACTTCTCGCTCAAACCGGCTTTCGTTGGGACGAGGTCTGCTACATTGGCGATGACATTGTGGACCTGGGCGTCTTGAAACGCGCGGGAGTGGCCGTAGCGGTGGCCAACGGCGTGGCGGAAGCAGGGGCGGCGGCGGATTACGTCACCCGGGCCGACGGCGGGCACGGGGCGGTGCGCGAGGTGGTCGAGTTGATTCTCAAGGCTCAAGGCAAGTGGGAGCATATTGTGGCAGCACACGCCGCTTAA